One Granulicella sp. 5B5 DNA window includes the following coding sequences:
- a CDS encoding tetratricopeptide repeat protein, which produces MQLEAILPIPNDPALEHLGPQYFPVEELLGLCYASMSQDERAVPYLEAATRLNPKAEEAHTNLAASLLRLGRPDQALGEFREALAIAPQDYTANHNLGEFYIQGGKIAAAVPFLEKAQQIKPDAYDNGYDLATADLMVGRYAAGHQVVQSLLQLKNTGELHDLEAQFDEKEGKYVDAANEFETAAHLDPSENNLFDWGSELLLHRTYDPAIEVFRAAAQRYPSSPRILIGLGISLYARGLYEEAVKALLAGADISPREPRCYLFLSKAYYTQQSHTPEVIQRFHRYADLEPNNALAQYYYAMSLWKGGQTEGAPVDMQHVESLLQRAVTLDGKLTEAHFELGNLYSGRHDYAQSVPQYRRVIELDPKFADAHFRLATDYTHMGDKSQAQAEFAIYQKLRSEHLAASDKEGDELQQFVYTSKAPTGNP; this is translated from the coding sequence GTGCAACTGGAAGCCATTCTTCCCATACCGAACGATCCTGCGTTGGAGCACCTAGGTCCACAGTACTTTCCTGTAGAAGAGCTTCTTGGCCTCTGCTATGCGTCGATGTCACAGGACGAGCGCGCCGTACCGTACCTTGAAGCGGCAACGCGCCTGAATCCGAAGGCTGAAGAGGCACATACCAATCTCGCCGCCAGCCTCCTGCGGCTCGGTCGACCGGACCAGGCGCTCGGAGAATTTCGCGAGGCGCTCGCCATCGCACCGCAGGACTACACCGCCAACCACAACCTGGGTGAGTTTTATATCCAAGGCGGCAAGATTGCCGCGGCTGTGCCGTTTCTGGAAAAGGCCCAGCAGATCAAGCCGGACGCTTACGATAACGGATACGACCTTGCAACCGCTGACCTTATGGTCGGTCGTTACGCTGCGGGTCATCAGGTGGTGCAATCGCTTCTGCAACTAAAGAACACAGGTGAATTGCATGACCTGGAGGCGCAGTTCGATGAGAAGGAAGGCAAGTATGTCGATGCCGCCAATGAGTTCGAGACTGCCGCGCATCTAGACCCCAGTGAGAACAACTTGTTCGACTGGGGCAGCGAGCTCCTTCTGCACCGCACCTACGACCCCGCAATCGAGGTATTTCGCGCTGCGGCGCAGCGATATCCGAGCTCGCCGCGCATCTTGATCGGGCTCGGGATTTCGCTCTATGCGCGCGGGCTCTATGAAGAGGCAGTGAAGGCGTTGCTTGCTGGGGCAGACATCAGCCCCAGGGAGCCTCGCTGCTATTTGTTCCTCTCGAAGGCCTATTACACACAGCAGAGCCATACGCCGGAGGTCATTCAACGCTTCCACCGTTATGCGGACCTGGAGCCGAACAACGCGCTCGCGCAGTACTATTACGCGATGAGTCTCTGGAAAGGCGGACAAACCGAAGGCGCGCCTGTTGATATGCAGCATGTAGAGTCTCTTCTTCAGCGTGCGGTCACGCTCGACGGGAAACTTACTGAAGCTCACTTCGAGCTGGGTAATCTGTACTCTGGCCGACATGACTATGCGCAGTCCGTGCCGCAGTATCGTCGCGTGATCGAACTCGATCCCAAATTTGCCGATGCTCACTTCCGCCTGGCCACTGACTACACCCACATGGGCGACAAATCGCAGGCGCAGGCGGAGTTTGCTATCTATCAGAAGCTTCGTTCCGAACACCTCGCCGCGTCGGATAAAGAGGGAGACGAACTGCAACAGTTTGTGTACACCTCTAAGGCGCCCACCGGCAATCCGTAG